A window of Deltaproteobacteria bacterium genomic DNA:
AAGAAAAGTAACAAAAGAAAGGCCGCCCTAAAACTTGGTCCCGCCAAGGCGGGACTCCCCTCCTTCCACCGTTGCCTTCGGCGGGCACAAAAACTCGCTCCGCTCAGACAGTTTGTGCCCTCCCTCCTCAGTCAACGGCTACACTCGGCTGCCTTTTAACGGGAAGGAAAAGCAAGCTCTTTTAGGGCTCAAGCAAGGCCACGTCCTCTGGGCGTAGATTCTTTACTCGTTACTTTTCATTCAGAAAGCGGTAACATCATCGCTGTCTCATCACATTCGGGGAATTTGGAGCACTTTATGCAGGCGCCCCATATCTTGTGGGGAAGCTCCCCTTTATCGATCTCCTTAAAACCGAGCCTTGAAAAAAAACGGGGCTGATAGGTTAAGGCAAAGACCCGTTTAAGCCCGATAATAGCCGCCTCTTCAAGGCAGGCAAGCGCCATTTTTTTGCCGATACCGGAAAGCTTCTTCTCACCCTTTACCGCCAGGGACCTGATTTCACCAAGATCTTCCCAGCAGATATGAAGGGCGCAGGCCCCGACCAGTTCCTTACTGTCATCATCAATAAAAACATAAAAATCCCTCAATCTTTCATAAAGATCGACAAGAGCGCAGGGGAGCATTTCACCCTTTTTTGCATAACTGTCAATAAGGGCATGCATCTTTTTTACATCTTCTACTTTCGCCTTTCTAAGCATTTTTTGACAGCATCTCCCTTGCATGTTTCTTTGTCATTTCCGTAATTTCCACGCCTCCAAGCATCCTGGACAGTTCATCAACTCTTTCTTCAGGGGAAAGAATGTCTATCGATGTGAAAGTTCTCCCCCCTTCCACCCGTTTTGCAACCTTATAA
This region includes:
- a CDS encoding N-acetyltransferase, with translation MLRKAKVEDVKKMHALIDSYAKKGEMLPCALVDLYERLRDFYVFIDDDSKELVGACALHICWEDLGEIRSLAVKGEKKLSGIGKKMALACLEEAAIIGLKRVFALTYQPRFFSRLGFKEIDKGELPHKIWGACIKCSKFPECDETAMMLPLSE